A stretch of the Streptomyces venezuelae genome encodes the following:
- a CDS encoding DUF4246 domain-containing protein encodes MTGPSAFPLPFHTSRSIPFATPRTLRELQMMQCSSHIRAKPGWFEKMKDAGIVARWTQEAMAQGLTEAQVRYVIAELGHYAALRDERTGIEVSAVDGVWQSDTLVDDRLGSRLREAVRVLEDVPEADRDWHPGSGGQVLDLVHPSLFCLVREVSGAPERAWRNPTNHYSKYEFSERFQWLPTDVDVSEDGDVAFRSYVNNLHPDTHRELASVLPEVFARLRPLLENVLTDLRHPRPLRIEADPYGWYDSKPEYPDKSAHGDAAAYAEAVRAWEVALDDWWENRRPVIPDAPVFTPPEAPGESARVDLRGRRLQVIVKLATVHLTPEKPEYAGGSWHVEGMLNERIVSTALYYWDSENITESRLGFRAALDDPDYEQNDDNGVREVYGLDDEDALNQVLGSVPTPAGRCLAFPNVLQHRVDAFRLMDPTRPGHRKILAFFLVDPAETIVSTADVAPQQPWSDTSTMTLEQAKEYRELLMQERKFFVDEHNEQLYEREFSLCEH; translated from the coding sequence TTGACCGGCCCGTCTGCCTTCCCGCTGCCCTTTCACACGTCCCGTTCCATACCGTTCGCGACCCCCCGAACACTGCGGGAACTCCAGATGATGCAGTGCAGCTCGCACATTCGGGCGAAGCCCGGGTGGTTCGAGAAGATGAAGGATGCCGGCATCGTCGCCCGGTGGACGCAGGAAGCGATGGCCCAGGGCCTCACCGAAGCGCAGGTTCGCTATGTGATCGCCGAACTCGGGCACTACGCCGCGCTGCGGGACGAGCGGACCGGTATCGAGGTGTCCGCCGTCGACGGGGTGTGGCAGTCGGACACCCTGGTCGACGACCGGCTCGGATCCCGGCTGCGCGAGGCGGTCCGGGTTCTGGAGGATGTCCCCGAAGCGGACCGCGACTGGCATCCCGGTTCCGGCGGCCAGGTGCTGGATCTTGTTCATCCCTCGCTGTTCTGCCTGGTGAGAGAGGTGAGCGGGGCACCCGAGCGGGCTTGGCGGAACCCGACGAACCACTACTCGAAGTACGAGTTCTCGGAGAGGTTCCAGTGGCTGCCCACGGACGTCGACGTCAGTGAGGACGGCGACGTCGCCTTCCGTTCGTACGTGAACAACCTCCACCCCGACACCCATCGCGAACTGGCCTCCGTCCTGCCGGAGGTGTTCGCGCGGCTGCGCCCGCTGCTGGAGAACGTGCTCACCGATCTGCGCCATCCGCGGCCCCTGCGGATCGAGGCCGACCCCTACGGTTGGTACGACTCGAAGCCGGAGTACCCGGACAAGTCCGCCCACGGCGACGCCGCGGCCTACGCAGAAGCCGTCCGGGCATGGGAAGTGGCCCTGGACGACTGGTGGGAGAACCGCCGCCCGGTCATCCCGGACGCCCCGGTCTTCACCCCGCCCGAGGCGCCCGGTGAATCCGCCCGAGTCGACCTGCGAGGCCGCCGACTTCAGGTCATCGTCAAGCTCGCCACCGTGCACCTCACCCCGGAGAAGCCCGAGTACGCGGGCGGTTCCTGGCATGTCGAGGGGATGCTGAACGAGCGGATCGTCTCGACCGCCCTCTACTACTGGGACAGCGAGAACATCACCGAAAGCCGGCTGGGTTTCCGGGCGGCACTCGACGACCCGGACTACGAACAGAACGACGACAACGGTGTGCGCGAGGTCTACGGCCTGGACGACGAGGACGCGCTGAACCAGGTGCTCGGATCGGTGCCGACCCCGGCGGGCCGCTGCCTGGCGTTCCCGAACGTCCTGCAGCACCGCGTCGACGCATTCCGGCTCATGGATCCCACCCGCCCGGGACATCGCAAGATTCTCGCGTTCTTCCTGGTCGACCCGGCGGAAACGATCGTCTCGACGGCCGATGTGGCACCGCAGCAGCCATGGTCGGACACCTCCACCATGACGCTGGAACAGGCCAAGGAGTACCGCGAACTCCTCATGCAGGAGCGCAAGTTCTTCGTCGACGAACACAACGAGCAGCTCTACGAACGGGAGTTCTCCCTCTGCGAGCACTGA
- a CDS encoding DUF6766 family protein, with amino-acid sequence MNDSREPRRGFWRENSLTLAFGIAFLVVLVCQAIAGHAEFNEEMTVEGLQPLGFGAYLTSSDFAVDVTENWQSEFLQFFLYVFGTVYLVQRGSPESKPVGAAHTTTGVEG; translated from the coding sequence ATGAACGACAGCCGCGAACCGCGCAGAGGGTTCTGGCGGGAGAACAGCCTGACCCTCGCCTTCGGCATCGCCTTCCTGGTGGTGCTCGTCTGCCAGGCCATCGCCGGGCACGCCGAGTTCAACGAAGAGATGACGGTCGAAGGCCTCCAGCCGCTCGGCTTCGGCGCATACCTGACGTCCTCGGACTTCGCCGTCGACGTCACCGAGAACTGGCAGTCGGAGTTCCTCCAGTTCTTCCTCTACGTCTTCGGCACCGTCTACCTCGTCCAGCGCGGCTCCCCGGAGTCCAAGCCGGTCGGCGCCGCCCACACCACCACCGGCGTGGAAGGCTGA
- a CDS encoding isoamylase early set domain-containing protein: protein MLERKQLKGRTQVTFVLPAHIPDGPVSVVGDFNHWNPAAHPLQVRGDGMRAATVVLPAHSGHSFRYLAAGDHWFDDDQADGHDGTNSRVNT, encoded by the coding sequence ATGCTCGAACGCAAACAGCTCAAGGGCCGTACACAGGTCACCTTCGTCCTTCCCGCCCACATCCCCGACGGTCCGGTCAGCGTCGTGGGCGACTTCAACCACTGGAACCCCGCCGCGCACCCGCTCCAGGTGCGCGGCGACGGCATGCGCGCGGCCACGGTCGTCCTGCCCGCGCACAGCGGCCACTCCTTCCGCTACCTCGCGGCCGGTGACCACTGGTTCGACGACGACCAGGCCGATGGCCACGACGGCACCAACAGCCGCGTCAACACCTGA
- a CDS encoding plasmid stabilization protein: MPRGSGPKRERQYEHIKESGEKRGMSESRAKEMAARAVNKERARSGGKSGGGSSERTKDELYQEAKKRGIEGRSTMTKQQLKNALGH, from the coding sequence ATGCCCAGAGGATCCGGCCCCAAGCGCGAGCGCCAGTACGAACACATCAAGGAATCCGGCGAGAAGCGCGGGATGTCCGAGTCCCGCGCCAAGGAAATGGCCGCCCGCGCCGTGAACAAGGAACGCGCACGATCCGGCGGGAAGTCCGGCGGCGGCTCATCCGAGCGGACCAAGGACGAGCTCTACCAGGAGGCGAAGAAGCGCGGCATCGAGGGCCGCTCGACCATGACCAAGCAGCAACTGAAGAACGCGCTGGGCCACTGA